From the genome of Thermococcus chitonophagus, one region includes:
- a CDS encoding 30S ribosomal protein S27ae yields MGQKWKLYIVKDGKVIRKNKFCPRCGPGVFMADHGDRWACGKCGYTEWKK; encoded by the coding sequence ATGGGACAGAAGTGGAAGCTCTACATAGTTAAGGACGGGAAAGTCATAAGGAAGAACAAGTTCTGTCCTAGGTGTGGGCCCGGAGTGTTCATGGCAGATCACGGCGATAGGTGGGCCTGCGGAAAGTGCGGTTACACTGAGTGGAAGAAGTGA
- a CDS encoding 30S ribosomal protein S24e, with protein sequence MEIRITEVRENKLIGRKEIYFEIYHPGEPTPSRKDVKGKLVAMLDLNPETTVIQYIRSYFGSYKSKGYAKYYYDKDRMLYIEPEYILVRDGIIEKKEGE encoded by the coding sequence ATGGAGATTAGAATAACTGAAGTCAGGGAGAATAAGCTTATCGGAAGGAAGGAGATATATTTCGAAATTTACCACCCAGGAGAACCCACACCAAGCAGAAAAGACGTGAAGGGCAAGCTTGTTGCCATGCTTGATTTGAACCCTGAAACGACTGTGATCCAGTACATAAGGAGCTACTTCGGAAGCTACAAGTCAAAAGGCTATGCAAAGTACTATTACGACAAGGACAGGATGCTCTATATAGAGCCCGAGTACATCCTCGTGAGGGATGGGATAATAGAGAAGAAGGAGGGTGAGTGA
- a CDS encoding GTP-dependent dephospho-CoA kinase, with amino-acid sequence MIVFRLPEKLRYELKKPMGKLIEGEIPKPYLKIKDSISHPLVTVGDVVTENILKVGVLPNLAIYDHKTERREYKPKIDTNAIILTVKNPPGVITIPLLRSVKKGYELVNRGKNVHIIVNGEEDLATIPAVLYAPYGATIIYGQPREGIVLIKVTRECKRRCAEIMRRMEVVRNGD; translated from the coding sequence ATGATAGTTTTTAGACTTCCTGAGAAACTAAGGTACGAATTAAAAAAGCCCATGGGTAAGTTGATAGAAGGCGAGATACCCAAACCATATTTAAAAATAAAAGACTCAATCTCACACCCCCTTGTTACGGTGGGAGATGTCGTTACTGAAAATATTCTAAAGGTCGGAGTTTTACCCAATCTTGCCATATATGATCACAAAACTGAGAGAAGAGAGTATAAACCAAAAATAGATACTAATGCCATAATTTTGACCGTTAAAAATCCTCCTGGGGTCATTACTATCCCTCTCCTCCGAAGCGTTAAGAAAGGGTATGAACTCGTCAACAGAGGAAAGAATGTTCATATAATAGTTAACGGCGAGGAAGATCTCGCCACAATCCCCGCAGTCCTCTACGCTCCCTATGGTGCAACGATAATATACGGTCAGCCCCGAGAAGGCATAGTGCTTATAAAGGTAACACGTGAATGCAAACGCAGGTGCGCGGAGATAATGAGAAGGATGGAGGTGGTGAGGAATGGAGATTAG
- the spt4 gene encoding transcription elongation factor subunit Spt4, translating into MSEKACRNCHYITTEDRCPVCGSRDLSEEWFDLVIIVDVENSEIAKRIGAKVPGKYAIRVR; encoded by the coding sequence GTGAGCGAAAAAGCCTGCCGAAACTGCCACTACATAACTACTGAGGACAGATGTCCTGTCTGCGGTAGTAGGGATTTAAGCGAGGAATGGTTCGACCTAGTGATAATAGTAGACGTCGAGAACAGTGAAATAGCCAAGAGAATAGGCGCAAAGGTCCCAGGAAAATACGCAATAAGGGTGCGCTGA
- a CDS encoding DNA-directed RNA polymerase: MYKIVTVKDVVRIPPRMFTMDPKEAAMIVLRDTYEGKYDRDEGVILSIVEVKEVGDGIIVPGDGATYHEVVFDVLVWEPRLHEVVEGTVVDVVPFGAFIRIGPMDGLVHISQLMDDYVVYDERNKQFVGKEKKYLLKLGDEVRARIIAVSPKSRIIRENRIGLTMRQPGLGKFEWIEKEKRKEKEGKK; this comes from the coding sequence ATGTACAAGATAGTTACGGTTAAGGACGTTGTTAGAATTCCTCCCAGGATGTTTACAATGGATCCAAAGGAGGCAGCTATGATTGTTCTTAGGGACACCTACGAGGGTAAGTATGACAGGGATGAAGGAGTCATACTTTCAATAGTAGAAGTAAAGGAAGTTGGTGATGGGATAATAGTTCCCGGAGACGGGGCAACGTATCACGAGGTAGTTTTTGACGTTCTCGTTTGGGAACCAAGACTTCATGAGGTCGTTGAGGGAACCGTCGTTGATGTAGTTCCCTTCGGAGCGTTCATAAGGATAGGACCAATGGATGGCCTAGTCCACATAAGCCAGCTCATGGATGATTACGTGGTTTACGATGAAAGAAACAAACAATTCGTAGGAAAAGAGAAGAAGTACCTTCTCAAGCTCGGAGATGAAGTTAGAGCAAGAATAATCGCCGTCAGTCCAAAGAGCAGAATAATTAGAGAGAACAGAATAGGCTTAACGATGAGACAACCTGGGCTAGGAAAGTTCGAGTGGATAGAAAAGGAAAAGAGAAAAGAGAAGGAGGGTAAGAAGTGA
- a CDS encoding inorganic diphosphatase, whose product MNPFHDLEPGPDVPEVVYALIEIPKGSRNKYELDKKTGLLKLDRVLYSPFFYPVDYGIIPQTWYDDDDPFDIMVIMREPTYPLTIIEARPIGLFKMIDSGDKDYKVLAVPVEDPYFKDWKDIDDVPKAFLDEIAHFFKRYKELQGKEIIVEGWEGAEAAKREILRAIEMYKEKFGKKE is encoded by the coding sequence ATGAACCCGTTCCACGACCTTGAGCCCGGACCAGACGTTCCAGAGGTTGTCTATGCTTTAATAGAGATACCAAAGGGAAGCAGGAACAAGTACGAGCTTGATAAGAAGACAGGACTCCTAAAGCTTGACAGAGTCCTCTACAGCCCATTCTTCTACCCAGTAGACTACGGAATAATACCCCAAACATGGTACGATGACGACGATCCATTTGACATAATGGTCATAATGAGAGAACCAACATACCCACTAACGATCATAGAGGCAAGGCCTATTGGATTGTTCAAGATGATTGATAGTGGAGACAAGGACTACAAAGTTCTAGCTGTTCCAGTTGAGGACCCATACTTCAAGGACTGGAAAGACATCGACGACGTTCCAAAGGCGTTCCTAGATGAGATTGCACACTTCTTCAAGAGATACAAGGAGCTCCAAGGCAAGGAAATCATCGTCGAGGGATGGGAAGGAGCAGAGGCTGCAAAAAGGGAAATCCTAAGGGCAATTGAGATGTACAAAGAAAAATTCGGAAAGAAGGAGTGA
- a CDS encoding deoxyribonuclease IV, with translation MFKIDRLRFGTAGIPLSTPKPSTITGIEQVRQLGLDAMELEFVRGINIKPELAKKIKHVAKKLDVVLTAHAPYYINLNAKEKGKVEASKRRIIQSAERLYEAGGWSLVFHAGYYLKQPSEQVYKNIRSALEDIVEELKSRGIKVWIRPELTGKPTQFGDLRELIKLSQEVDMVLPAIDFAHAHARNRGRCNSEEEWREMLTLIENELGREALKNMHIHISGIEYGEKGEKRHINLQESDLKWEDLLRILKEFNVKGVVISESPNIEGDAILMKKKWEELKV, from the coding sequence ATGTTCAAAATCGACAGATTGAGGTTCGGAACCGCTGGAATACCCCTTTCGACCCCAAAACCCTCAACGATAACTGGAATTGAGCAGGTAAGACAGTTAGGACTTGATGCCATGGAGCTTGAATTCGTGAGGGGTATAAACATAAAGCCGGAGTTAGCTAAAAAGATTAAGCATGTCGCCAAGAAACTTGATGTAGTTTTAACTGCTCACGCTCCTTACTACATAAATCTTAACGCTAAGGAAAAAGGAAAAGTTGAGGCGAGCAAAAGAAGGATAATTCAAAGTGCCGAAAGACTTTATGAAGCCGGGGGTTGGAGTTTAGTTTTTCACGCTGGTTATTATCTAAAGCAACCTTCGGAACAGGTTTACAAGAATATAAGATCTGCATTAGAGGATATAGTTGAGGAGTTGAAATCTAGAGGAATAAAGGTCTGGATAAGGCCAGAACTGACAGGTAAGCCCACGCAATTTGGAGATCTTAGAGAACTGATAAAGTTGAGCCAAGAAGTCGACATGGTTCTACCAGCAATAGATTTTGCCCACGCCCATGCTAGAAATAGAGGAAGATGCAATTCTGAGGAAGAATGGAGGGAGATGCTAACTTTAATAGAGAACGAGCTCGGAAGGGAGGCTTTGAAGAACATGCATATTCACATAAGCGGAATTGAATATGGGGAGAAGGGCGAGAAGAGGCACATTAACTTGCAGGAGAGTGATCTTAAGTGGGAGGATCTCCTGAGGATTCTGAAGGAGTTCAACGTTAAAGGAGTGGTAATTAGTGAAAGTCCGAACATCGAGGGTGACGCAATTTTAATGAAGAAGAAGTGGGAGGAGCTAAAAGTTTAA
- a CDS encoding MTH1187 family thiamine-binding protein — protein MTVIIEFSLIPLGEVSVSKYIAQAIKLLEEKGVKYQLTPMGTIIEVDDLKDGLEVVREAHELMFKLGIKRVVTYIKIDDRRDKERHMEDKVKAVMEKLTSSP, from the coding sequence ATGACGGTAATAATAGAGTTCTCATTGATTCCCCTTGGTGAGGTCAGCGTAAGTAAGTATATAGCCCAGGCTATTAAACTGCTTGAAGAGAAAGGAGTGAAGTATCAGCTAACGCCGATGGGAACAATAATCGAGGTTGACGACCTCAAGGACGGCCTGGAAGTCGTAAGAGAGGCACATGAGCTCATGTTTAAGCTGGGCATTAAGAGGGTAGTTACGTACATAAAGATAGATGACAGAAGAGACAAGGAGAGACACATGGAGGATAAAGTTAAAGCGGTTATGGAGAAGCTGACCTCCTCCCCTTAG